The following proteins are co-located in the Flavobacterium sp. CECT 9288 genome:
- a CDS encoding glycosyltransferase family A protein, producing MSLLVSIIVPCYRQAHFLGESLQSVLDQTYIHWECIIVNDGSPDNTAIVAQEWCAKDIRFKYVYQDNAGLSSARNTGIKHSKGEFILPLDADDVLHPDYLNKTVPVLRDHPALGIVSCYSTFFSGTINNIVNQLKPIGDNVTSLLFVNQLVATSLFRKMCWEQVGGYDETMKRGFEDWDFWLSSTKQGWTYKIIPEFLFYYRKAKKSMLTNTIQHHAEEVKQFLFIKHKELYIRNFENCMEVLFFELKVQRIGHDTYKNSQEYRIGKLILQPYRWLTKLILKSKKT from the coding sequence ATGAGTCTATTAGTATCCATAATTGTCCCATGCTATCGTCAAGCTCATTTTTTAGGGGAGTCTTTACAATCCGTTTTAGATCAAACTTATATACATTGGGAGTGTATTATTGTTAATGATGGTAGTCCTGATAATACAGCAATTGTTGCACAAGAATGGTGTGCTAAAGACATCCGGTTTAAGTATGTATATCAAGACAACGCAGGTTTGTCTAGTGCTCGTAATACTGGAATAAAACATAGCAAGGGAGAATTTATTTTACCGCTAGATGCTGATGATGTATTGCATCCAGACTATTTAAACAAAACGGTTCCCGTTTTGAGGGATCACCCAGCATTAGGAATAGTAAGTTGCTATAGTACTTTTTTCTCGGGTACTATAAATAACATTGTTAATCAATTGAAACCAATTGGAGATAATGTAACTTCGTTACTGTTTGTCAATCAATTAGTAGCCACTTCTTTGTTCAGAAAAATGTGCTGGGAACAAGTAGGCGGATATGATGAAACAATGAAAAGAGGTTTTGAAGATTGGGACTTTTGGCTAAGTTCTACCAAACAAGGCTGGACGTACAAAATAATTCCTGAATTTTTATTTTATTACCGAAAGGCTAAGAAGTCAATGCTGACTAATACAATCCAACATCATGCAGAAGAGGTGAAACAATTTTTATTTATCAAGCATAAAGAGTTGTACATCCGTAATTTTGAGAATTGTATGGAAGTGCTATTCTTTGAGTTAAAAGTTCAACGTATAGGTCATGATACCTATAAAAACAGTCAAGAATATAGAATTGGAAAATTAATTTTACAACCTTACCGTTGGTTAACAAAATTGATCTTAAAATCAAAAAAGACATGA
- a CDS encoding glycosyltransferase family 2 protein yields the protein MNISVVIRNKNQAPALSFLLKNLTNRYATDVNEIIVVDNLSTDDSETVAAHFGARFVTITNFSFGGSANVCASEAKNDIVVIFSAHSYPVSPDFFKVIQNQFDQNPNLAGVRCLHQPNDYRNYINAIPASVDPNKSGLIFAGSAFSKAVWEQHPFREDVATFEDKEWTKRVLKAGYDIEFAPVVFAYEIKRTSKQLFFRFRNDVVGNYQLWGEDVTFKSIFKSFVGNLWSTVTSFFRNIKYTFLKLFFLLRFWSNKPKKME from the coding sequence ATGAACATATCAGTAGTCATTAGAAATAAAAATCAAGCTCCTGCTTTGTCTTTTTTGTTAAAAAACTTAACAAATCGTTATGCCACGGATGTTAATGAGATTATTGTTGTAGATAATCTCTCGACTGATGATAGTGAAACAGTAGCAGCGCATTTTGGAGCTCGATTTGTAACAATTACCAATTTTAGTTTTGGCGGTAGCGCCAATGTATGTGCTTCTGAAGCTAAAAATGATATTGTTGTTATTTTTAGTGCACATTCTTATCCCGTAAGTCCTGATTTTTTTAAGGTTATTCAAAATCAATTTGACCAAAATCCTAATTTAGCAGGAGTAAGATGTTTGCATCAACCCAATGATTATAGAAATTATATCAACGCCATCCCTGCCTCGGTTGATCCTAATAAGTCAGGATTAATTTTTGCAGGATCAGCTTTTAGCAAAGCGGTCTGGGAACAACATCCTTTTAGAGAAGATGTAGCTACTTTTGAGGATAAGGAATGGACCAAACGGGTTTTGAAAGCAGGCTATGACATTGAGTTTGCTCCTGTTGTTTTTGCCTACGAAATCAAACGAACATCCAAACAGTTGTTTTTTAGATTCCGAAATGATGTAGTTGGGAATTATCAATTGTGGGGTGAGGATGTTACCTTTAAATCAATTTTTAAAAGTTTTGTAGGGAATTTGTGGTCCACTGTCACCTCTTTTTTTCGAAATATAAAGTACACTTTTTTGAAGTTGTTTTTTTTATTGCGTTTCTGGAGTAATAAACCAAAAAAAATGGAGTGA
- a CDS encoding acyltransferase — MKANVNNFDFLRFLFALFVVITHSYALSGTPESAEWMWQITAGQLSFSQIGLSGFFVISGYFIFMSLQRASSLKVYFKNRILRIFPGLLGVLCVTLLLIPFLYVKGFMIFTQWDYYTYVPRNMTLYGFQSTVKGVFDTNSYHAINGSLWTIQYEFSLYVLIALLFCFRAHQKLISVILAVVMVLLYVVYNFFIERVAGMQLLYLQGYHFLNLGSFFVMGSLLASIQFEKKVSVAILFISVVILFLALYFEIYSTVKHIVFPVVVLSLGFIPLRFFSTFGKYGDLSYGIYIYSFPVQQVLVHLFKPKVYSLMTFSLLISIILGFLSWHCIEKKALELKNKY, encoded by the coding sequence TTGAAAGCAAACGTAAACAATTTTGATTTTCTACGATTCCTATTTGCCTTATTTGTAGTCATAACGCACTCCTATGCTTTATCAGGAACGCCAGAATCAGCAGAATGGATGTGGCAAATTACGGCGGGACAACTGTCTTTTTCTCAAATAGGTTTAAGTGGTTTTTTTGTCATAAGTGGGTATTTTATTTTTATGAGTTTGCAGCGGGCTAGTAGCTTAAAAGTATATTTTAAAAACAGAATTCTACGTATTTTTCCCGGTTTGCTTGGCGTATTATGTGTTACACTGCTCTTGATTCCGTTCCTTTATGTTAAAGGCTTTATGATATTTACACAATGGGATTATTACACCTATGTTCCTAGAAACATGACGTTGTACGGTTTTCAATCTACAGTAAAAGGTGTTTTTGATACTAATTCTTACCACGCTATCAATGGTTCACTTTGGACCATACAATATGAGTTTAGTTTGTATGTATTGATTGCACTATTATTTTGTTTTCGAGCGCATCAAAAATTAATTTCAGTTATACTTGCGGTTGTAATGGTGCTACTGTATGTTGTTTATAATTTTTTTATAGAACGGGTGGCAGGGATGCAATTGTTATACCTACAAGGATATCATTTTTTAAATTTAGGAAGTTTTTTTGTCATGGGGAGTTTGCTGGCTTCTATTCAATTTGAAAAAAAGGTTTCTGTTGCAATACTGTTTATTAGTGTTGTAATATTATTTTTAGCCCTTTACTTTGAGATTTATAGCACTGTAAAACATATCGTTTTTCCAGTTGTGGTTTTATCGTTGGGATTTATTCCTCTTCGTTTTTTTAGTACATTTGGTAAATATGGAGACTTATCGTATGGAATTTATATTTACAGCTTCCCGGTGCAGCAGGTGTTGGTGCATCTCTTTAAACCCAAAGTGTATTCTTTGATGACGTTTTCCCTTTTAATTTCAATTATTTTGGGATTTCTTTCTTGGCATTGTATAGAGAAAAAGGCATTAGAACTAAAAAATAAATATTAA
- a CDS encoding FkbM family methyltransferase, with the protein MNLKKLRQIYRILIPLKQTEEQRFESLLRSNNLITHFEKKGYFYVIKVANSFTLLLRGQEHSDYEVFKQIFNFKEYNVVLNLIDFNLNVQKEKIIIDAGANVGYTSVFFSQYLRNVKIYGIEPSKSNFDMYQKNVSLLSNSENVTIYNRALSEKANSKYIIEREYGDKKDWAITTKEDEGGEIKGITINEIISENNLEYISLLKIDIEGAERFIFKRGQDVSFLKITQVVAIEIHDEYNIRDEIYTVLQSNGFFLFEVSETTIGLNKNIFSNDRVG; encoded by the coding sequence ATGAATTTAAAAAAATTAAGGCAGATATACCGCATCCTTATTCCTTTAAAGCAGACTGAAGAGCAGCGATTTGAGAGTTTATTAAGATCCAATAATCTCATTACCCATTTTGAAAAAAAGGGATATTTCTATGTGATAAAAGTCGCTAACTCATTTACACTATTGCTTAGAGGTCAAGAGCATAGCGATTACGAAGTCTTTAAGCAAATATTTAATTTTAAGGAATACAATGTTGTCTTGAATCTCATAGATTTTAATTTAAATGTCCAAAAAGAAAAGATAATAATCGATGCAGGAGCTAATGTGGGATATACATCTGTTTTTTTCTCTCAATATTTAAGGAACGTTAAAATTTACGGTATCGAGCCATCAAAGTCTAATTTTGACATGTATCAAAAAAATGTCAGCCTTTTGTCTAACAGTGAGAATGTTACTATTTATAACCGAGCACTAAGTGAAAAGGCAAATAGTAAATATATCATTGAGAGGGAATATGGCGACAAAAAGGATTGGGCTATTACTACGAAAGAAGATGAAGGCGGTGAAATAAAAGGTATTACCATCAATGAAATTATAAGCGAAAATAATTTGGAATATATTTCGCTATTAAAAATTGATATCGAAGGGGCAGAACGGTTTATATTTAAAAGAGGACAAGATGTATCGTTTTTAAAGATAACACAAGTAGTTGCTATAGAAATTCACGATGAGTATAATATCCGAGATGAAATTTACACAGTATTGCAAAGTAATGGATTCTTTCTTTTTGAGGTCAGTGAAACAACAATTGGGTTAAATAAAAATATTTTTTCGAATGACAGAGTTGGATAA
- a CDS encoding glycosyltransferase — MTELDNKLSIIIPCYNAAVTLEETLQSVFAQDFQNWEAIIVNDGSTDNTEDIALQWVKNDSRFHYFSKPNEGLGKTRNYGITRAQGKYILPLDADNLVMPDFAKNAVGILEAQNDIDVVHGNALFIGEKTGVWNIGAYNIEKMLLDNYIDACAIFRKSTWEKVGGYEENLPYDGLEDWDLWLAFGTIQAQFYFMDSITFQYRVSKNSMIKKFTPEMKLASRSYIAKKYSDLYQFQYCKFVREHDNLASKLTNKRFVLNAFCKTFFGFSILKSTK; from the coding sequence ATGACAGAGTTGGATAATAAGTTAAGTATCATTATTCCTTGTTATAATGCAGCAGTTACTTTAGAGGAAACGTTGCAATCTGTCTTTGCCCAGGATTTTCAAAATTGGGAAGCAATAATTGTGAATGATGGATCCACAGATAATACAGAAGATATTGCTTTGCAATGGGTTAAGAACGATAGTAGATTTCACTATTTTTCAAAACCCAACGAGGGTTTGGGTAAAACTAGAAATTATGGAATTACAAGAGCGCAAGGCAAATACATATTGCCTTTAGATGCAGACAATCTAGTGATGCCAGATTTTGCAAAAAATGCAGTTGGAATTCTAGAAGCACAAAACGATATCGATGTGGTTCATGGGAATGCTTTATTTATTGGTGAAAAAACGGGTGTTTGGAACATCGGTGCCTATAATATTGAGAAAATGCTTTTGGACAATTACATTGATGCTTGTGCCATATTTAGAAAATCAACATGGGAGAAAGTAGGCGGTTATGAAGAGAATTTACCTTATGATGGACTCGAAGATTGGGATTTATGGTTGGCTTTTGGAACTATTCAGGCACAGTTCTATTTTATGGATTCGATTACATTTCAATACCGTGTTTCAAAAAATTCAATGATTAAAAAGTTTACACCTGAAATGAAATTGGCTTCCAGATCCTATATCGCCAAGAAATACAGTGACTTGTATCAGTTTCAGTATTGTAAATTTGTAAGAGAGCATGATAATTTAGCAAGCAAATTAACCAATAAAAGGTTTGTGTTAAATGCCTTTTGCAAAACATTTTTTGGTTTTTCTATTCTAAAATCAACCAAGTAA
- a CDS encoding glycosyltransferase — protein sequence MKGYTVSIFMLTYNQEAFIGQTIESVLMQKTSFTYQLVIGEDCSTDNTREICEHYAKKFPDTIKILPNLGYNQGLITNYMRTVAACDGTYIAICDGDDYWTDAFKLQKQVDFLEANPDFSIVATNYDLLHPNGDVEQVKKLRHKKEFTFEDLVYDNLITSATVLFRNHLQFDPLPQWILQFPYGDWPTYLWILRNGGKLYFLQDYTAMYRLGIGVSSPIIATSSSLLEVNIGILECMVQDHSFASHQKTIANSLSRLKVNRMTSYNMEGQFRKGFVCFLKNILQLKSNWHVVKMYFYSLNKRWSKQY from the coding sequence ATGAAAGGTTACACCGTCAGTATTTTTATGCTCACCTACAATCAAGAAGCTTTTATAGGCCAGACTATTGAAAGTGTGTTGATGCAAAAAACAAGTTTTACATACCAGTTGGTTATTGGAGAGGATTGCAGCACTGATAATACTCGAGAAATTTGTGAGCACTACGCCAAAAAGTTTCCTGATACTATTAAAATTTTACCAAATTTAGGTTATAATCAAGGATTAATTACTAATTATATGCGAACTGTTGCAGCCTGTGATGGTACCTATATTGCCATTTGTGATGGAGATGATTATTGGACTGATGCTTTCAAATTGCAAAAACAAGTTGATTTTCTTGAAGCAAATCCAGATTTTTCGATTGTTGCTACAAATTATGACTTGCTGCATCCTAATGGTGATGTAGAGCAAGTTAAAAAATTACGTCATAAAAAGGAGTTTACTTTTGAGGATCTAGTGTATGATAATTTAATAACTTCGGCTACAGTGCTTTTTCGGAATCATTTACAATTTGATCCATTGCCTCAGTGGATCTTGCAATTTCCATACGGCGATTGGCCTACTTATTTATGGATTTTAAGAAACGGAGGTAAACTTTACTTTCTACAAGATTATACTGCCATGTACAGGCTTGGTATTGGAGTTTCGTCACCCATAATTGCCACAAGTAGTTCACTTCTTGAGGTTAACATAGGAATTTTAGAATGTATGGTACAGGATCACTCTTTTGCGTCACATCAAAAAACCATAGCAAACAGTTTGAGTCGCCTTAAAGTGAATCGGATGACGAGTTACAACATGGAGGGGCAATTTAGAAAAGGATTCGTATGCTTCCTGAAAAATATTTTGCAGTTAAAATCGAATTGGCACGTGGTAAAAATGTATTTTTATTCCTTAAACAAACGTTGGAGTAAGCAATATTAA
- a CDS encoding glycosyltransferase produces the protein MKILMVAIPNHHFFQWVNQLKDSGHDVFWFDSTDGGGIVEKIQWVHQIKGWKLRWDFPFRHFIKSRFPKGYSQIQKINERKLAEVFEKQLQQIKPDVVQCFEMQLAGIPILEVMEEYSNIPLIYSSWGSDLFYHKEMGLSSQNVHRFLKRVDYLITDCHRDYTLALQNQFRNFFLGVYPGNGGIAYPKREILPWHKRNCIIIKGYDDEVGKALEIGKALELVDPVLLSDKKIIVFSADAVVKAFFKNSKKLQNYDVEIQPRNQFVPNEILLKQMGQSILYLGNSLSDGMPNSLLEAMGMGAFPIQSNPGGATSEIIEHQKNGLLIANPLDVTEIAHHITTALQHTALREKAQEYNVAFCNKNYDRAVLQSQIVHLYDSITV, from the coding sequence ATGAAAATACTCATGGTAGCCATTCCCAATCATCATTTTTTTCAATGGGTGAACCAATTGAAAGATAGTGGGCATGACGTATTTTGGTTTGATAGTACTGATGGCGGAGGTATAGTTGAGAAAATTCAATGGGTACACCAAATTAAAGGTTGGAAGTTGAGGTGGGATTTTCCGTTTAGACACTTCATCAAGTCTCGATTCCCGAAAGGGTATAGCCAAATTCAAAAAATTAACGAACGCAAGCTTGCTGAAGTTTTTGAAAAACAGTTGCAGCAAATCAAACCTGATGTAGTGCAGTGTTTTGAAATGCAACTTGCGGGAATACCTATTCTTGAAGTAATGGAAGAATATTCCAATATCCCTTTGATTTATAGTTCCTGGGGGAGTGATTTGTTTTATCATAAAGAAATGGGTCTGTCATCACAAAACGTGCATCGCTTTTTAAAACGAGTGGATTATTTAATCACGGATTGCCATAGAGATTACACGCTTGCACTACAAAATCAGTTTCGAAATTTTTTTCTAGGCGTTTATCCAGGAAATGGTGGAATTGCATATCCTAAAAGAGAGATACTGCCTTGGCACAAAAGAAACTGCATTATTATAAAAGGATATGATGATGAGGTAGGGAAAGCACTGGAAATAGGTAAAGCACTAGAACTGGTTGATCCTGTGTTGCTTTCGGATAAAAAAATTATTGTTTTTAGTGCTGATGCAGTGGTGAAGGCTTTTTTTAAAAATTCAAAAAAACTCCAAAACTACGATGTTGAAATACAACCTAGGAATCAATTTGTCCCAAATGAAATTCTGTTGAAACAAATGGGGCAAAGCATATTGTACCTTGGTAACAGCCTGTCAGATGGTATGCCCAATAGTTTACTGGAAGCTATGGGTATGGGCGCTTTTCCCATTCAGTCTAATCCTGGCGGAGCTACCTCTGAAATTATTGAACATCAAAAAAATGGGCTTTTGATTGCAAATCCGTTGGATGTTACGGAGATTGCGCATCATATAACAACTGCTTTGCAGCACACTGCCCTCAGGGAAAAAGCACAAGAATACAATGTTGCCTTTTGTAATAAAAACTATGATAGAGCAGTATTGCAATCACAAATAGTACATTTGTACGACTCAATTACGGTTTAG
- a CDS encoding glycosyltransferase family 2 protein: MDISFLIVTKNRPDELRYTLSRLQNLVTIDKHEVLVFIDGCVATQALVTEFGWVKWTVWDHSISASPARAILYQKAVGTIFIGLDDDAHPISADFIPKVQQHFETNPQLGILAFQEVKGVYPADDLALLQAKNKTSFYTNDFVGCGFAIAKKVYAITNGFPTWIDIYGEEPCVAFEVLDTGYTIFFAHDIVVNHRIDIEKRKLQGKNYFRFERQLRNSFKLYLVYYPNPLPVIARLLFHNFKRYACTDFVFFKLYWRAVGQMIFTLFDTLKYRSPIQKKTLKSIQKLKNMPY, encoded by the coding sequence ATGGATATCTCATTTTTAATTGTTACTAAAAACCGACCGGATGAATTGCGGTATACGCTATCTCGGTTGCAAAATCTTGTGACAATTGATAAGCATGAAGTTTTAGTATTTATTGATGGGTGTGTGGCTACGCAGGCATTGGTTACAGAATTTGGTTGGGTCAAATGGACCGTTTGGGATCATAGTATTAGTGCTTCTCCGGCAAGAGCTATTTTGTATCAAAAAGCGGTGGGTACTATATTCATTGGTCTTGATGATGATGCACATCCTATTAGTGCTGATTTTATCCCAAAGGTACAACAGCATTTTGAGACTAATCCTCAGCTGGGAATATTGGCTTTTCAGGAAGTTAAAGGAGTTTACCCAGCAGATGATTTAGCTTTGCTTCAAGCAAAAAATAAAACATCTTTTTATACGAATGATTTTGTAGGTTGTGGTTTTGCTATAGCCAAAAAAGTATACGCCATTACCAATGGGTTCCCTACGTGGATCGATATTTATGGGGAGGAACCTTGCGTGGCTTTTGAGGTTCTGGATACTGGCTATACTATATTTTTTGCACATGATATTGTAGTCAATCATAGAATTGACATCGAAAAAAGAAAATTGCAAGGCAAGAATTACTTCCGATTTGAACGACAGTTACGCAATAGTTTCAAACTCTATCTGGTCTATTATCCTAATCCTTTGCCTGTAATAGCGCGCTTGCTTTTTCATAATTTCAAGCGTTATGCTTGTACTGATTTTGTTTTTTTTAAACTGTACTGGCGCGCTGTAGGACAAATGATATTTACTTTATTTGATACCTTAAAATACAGATCTCCTATTCAAAAGAAAACACTTAAATCAATTCAAAAATTAAAAAATATGCCTTACTAA
- a CDS encoding MBOAT family protein, with amino-acid sequence MLFNTLMYALFVPIVFVVYWYVLGKSSKAQNIFLLLCSYYFYSCWDVRFLGLLLFSTALDYISALQMQNSKSEQVRKIWFWTSIGINISFLGIFKYYNFFAVSMQSALQVLGWDIDLFVLEIILPVGISFYTFHGLSYVIDIYKKRLVPEQDPIAYALFVSYFPLLVAGPIERATHLLPQLKKNRTFSYQQAVNGLYQIVWGLFKKIVIADQCALYANAIFNNVPQESGSTLFMGALFFAFQIYGDFSGYSDIALGTSKLFGIELLQNFSFPYFSRDIAEFWRRWHISLSSWFKDYVYIPLGGSAGSRFLKIRNVCIIFLLSGFWHGANWTFIVWGLLHALYFVPLLLAQKNRKHIEIVAFSNTWPSAKEVFQMGTTFLMTTLAWIFFRANSLSAAIDYISGIFSISLFTIPSVRPTNVLVLILFCITVEWFGRRNAFALENFNLQGNRVVRWFFISFILILIFVFSSPVEQQFIYFQF; translated from the coding sequence ATGCTTTTTAACACCCTCATGTACGCCTTATTTGTACCCATAGTTTTTGTGGTGTATTGGTATGTTTTGGGTAAATCAAGCAAGGCTCAAAATATTTTTTTGTTGTTGTGTAGTTACTATTTTTATTCCTGTTGGGATGTGCGGTTTCTTGGATTGTTGTTGTTTTCAACTGCTTTAGATTATATATCGGCGTTACAAATGCAAAATTCAAAATCAGAACAAGTCCGAAAGATATGGTTCTGGACAAGCATCGGAATTAACATTTCTTTCCTCGGAATTTTTAAATATTATAACTTTTTTGCAGTTTCTATGCAGTCAGCACTGCAGGTGTTGGGTTGGGATATTGATTTGTTCGTGTTGGAAATTATTTTACCAGTCGGAATTTCATTTTACACTTTTCACGGACTGTCTTACGTGATTGATATCTATAAAAAAAGACTGGTTCCAGAGCAAGACCCCATAGCTTATGCTTTGTTTGTATCTTATTTTCCCCTTTTGGTTGCTGGTCCTATTGAGCGAGCCACCCATTTATTACCCCAACTCAAAAAAAACAGAACATTTTCATACCAGCAAGCAGTAAATGGATTGTACCAAATAGTGTGGGGATTGTTTAAAAAAATTGTGATTGCTGATCAGTGTGCGCTTTACGCCAATGCAATTTTTAATAATGTACCACAGGAATCCGGAAGCACCTTATTTATGGGAGCTTTATTTTTTGCGTTCCAAATTTATGGCGACTTTAGTGGTTACTCAGATATTGCTTTAGGAACCTCAAAACTTTTTGGAATAGAGTTGCTTCAAAATTTTTCATTCCCCTATTTTTCCAGAGATATTGCGGAGTTTTGGCGTCGTTGGCACATATCATTATCCTCTTGGTTCAAAGATTATGTGTACATCCCACTGGGAGGTAGTGCAGGCTCTCGTTTTTTAAAAATCCGAAATGTTTGTATCATTTTTTTATTGAGCGGTTTTTGGCATGGAGCCAATTGGACGTTTATTGTTTGGGGACTTTTACATGCTTTGTATTTTGTGCCCTTGTTATTGGCGCAAAAAAATCGAAAGCATATTGAGATAGTAGCTTTTTCAAATACATGGCCTAGTGCTAAGGAGGTTTTTCAAATGGGTACTACTTTTTTAATGACAACCCTAGCGTGGATTTTTTTTAGGGCCAATTCTTTGTCTGCTGCTATTGATTATATTTCGGGTATTTTTTCAATTTCTTTATTTACAATACCCAGTGTACGTCCAACAAATGTTTTAGTTCTGATTTTATTTTGTATCACTGTAGAATGGTTTGGTCGTAGGAATGCATTTGCATTAGAAAACTTTAATTTACAAGGAAATAGAGTAGTTAGATGGTTTTTTATAAGTTTTATTTTAATTCTCATTTTCGTGTTTAGTAGTCCTGTAGAACAACAATTCATCTATTTTCAATTTTAA
- a CDS encoding DUF1574 domain-containing protein: protein MRRFILHSVLFLATFFVVDKMFYFFLHHAPTLEYDTRLEQILEGKMNKELLILGSSRGANNILAGQIESKTRHSTYNLSYPGSDVRFHYFVLKSVLKYNKKPKMVVLTIDNPHEFVNEKTLNFRFDRLYPLAKYNYITQELIRQKEKNVLSWVFCLARLNRSNFSVSKVAIPLDGKIDAWGSMPFYNRKASFIGKKNSVQLYNRSLENTEKLTAFKALQQLCLKNKIQIVYVFPPSYGAFDKQFYKRFLKMVPAHDVMVYNTLNTIYQKEASFHDESHLQQKAAQVFTNEISTFIQNKITSNEKNRFDSATQKL, encoded by the coding sequence ATGCGGCGTTTTATCCTTCATAGTGTCCTTTTTTTAGCTACTTTTTTTGTGGTGGATAAGATGTTTTATTTTTTCTTACATCATGCGCCTACACTGGAGTACGACACGCGTTTAGAACAAATATTAGAGGGAAAGATGAACAAAGAGTTGTTGATTTTAGGGTCTTCAAGAGGCGCAAATAATATTTTGGCAGGACAAATAGAAAGCAAAACAAGGCACAGTACATACAATCTTTCCTATCCTGGATCAGATGTTAGGTTTCATTATTTTGTATTAAAATCAGTATTGAAATATAATAAAAAGCCAAAAATGGTAGTCTTAACCATTGATAATCCGCATGAATTTGTAAATGAAAAAACACTTAATTTTCGTTTTGATCGTTTGTATCCATTAGCTAAATACAATTATATCACACAAGAGTTGATCCGTCAAAAAGAAAAAAATGTGCTTTCGTGGGTTTTTTGTTTGGCGCGTCTCAATCGATCTAATTTTTCGGTATCAAAAGTAGCTATTCCGCTTGACGGAAAAATTGATGCTTGGGGTTCTATGCCTTTTTATAACAGAAAAGCTTCTTTTATTGGTAAAAAAAATTCGGTTCAATTGTACAATAGATCTTTAGAAAATACAGAAAAACTCACCGCTTTTAAGGCGTTACAACAATTGTGTTTGAAAAATAAAATACAAATAGTTTATGTTTTTCCTCCCAGTTATGGGGCATTCGACAAACAATTTTACAAGCGGTTTTTAAAAATGGTGCCTGCACATGATGTTATGGTTTACAATACCTTGAATACGATTTATCAAAAAGAAGCTAGTTTTCATGACGAATCCCATTTACAACAAAAAGCCGCCCAAGTTTTTACAAATGAAATAAGTACCTTTATACAAAATAAAATTACCTCAAATGAAAAAAATAGGTTTGATTCCGCTACGCAAAAACTCTAA